Proteins encoded by one window of Streptomyces sp. NBC_01477:
- a CDS encoding C40 family peptidase, translated as MATHRKARTAILTAPRTAVGLTTAALATVTLFSETAGAAPATPAPQPSIAQVKAKVDALMHQAEVATEHYNGAKEKASQQNATVNKLLAQAAQKTQALNDSRRLLGQYAAAQYRSGGDDSTGRFLLADDPQDLLDQAHLTSLLGKRQKSAVESYRVQQAAATQQRIEAAKSLATLTTQQAQLRTAKADVQTKLGAAQTLLNSLTAQEKARLAALQAQQEAEARRKAAAIAAQEKAKAETAKKAGTTAGTTAHTVPANASVSAKAIAFARDQLGKPYVWGATGPDSFDCSGLTQAAYRAAGIRLPRTTGEQVDVGTRVSQSDLEPGDLIFFYSDASHVGLYMGGGNMIHAPHTGTVVKVAPITEMPIYAAVRPY; from the coding sequence ATGGCGACGCACCGTAAGGCCCGCACCGCGATACTCACCGCCCCGCGCACCGCCGTGGGGCTGACGACGGCCGCCCTGGCCACCGTGACCCTGTTCTCCGAGACCGCGGGCGCCGCGCCCGCGACCCCCGCGCCGCAGCCGTCGATCGCCCAGGTGAAGGCGAAGGTCGACGCGCTGATGCACCAGGCGGAGGTGGCGACCGAGCACTACAACGGCGCCAAGGAGAAGGCGAGCCAGCAGAACGCCACCGTCAACAAGCTGCTGGCGCAGGCGGCGCAGAAGACGCAGGCGCTGAACGACTCGCGCCGGCTGCTCGGGCAGTACGCCGCCGCGCAGTACCGCTCGGGCGGTGACGACTCCACCGGGCGCTTCCTGCTGGCCGACGATCCGCAGGACCTGCTGGACCAGGCGCATCTGACGAGCCTGCTGGGCAAGCGGCAGAAGTCGGCCGTCGAGTCCTACCGGGTGCAGCAGGCCGCGGCCACCCAGCAGCGCATCGAGGCGGCCAAGAGCCTGGCGACGCTGACCACCCAGCAGGCGCAGCTGCGTACCGCCAAGGCCGATGTGCAGACCAAGCTGGGCGCGGCCCAGACGCTGCTGAACAGCCTCACCGCGCAGGAGAAGGCCCGGCTCGCGGCGCTCCAGGCCCAGCAGGAGGCGGAGGCCAGGAGGAAGGCCGCCGCCATCGCGGCGCAGGAGAAGGCCAAGGCGGAGACGGCGAAGAAGGCCGGTACGACCGCGGGCACGACCGCGCACACCGTCCCGGCGAACGCGTCGGTGTCGGCCAAGGCCATCGCCTTCGCGCGCGACCAGTTGGGCAAGCCGTACGTGTGGGGCGCGACGGGGCCCGACTCCTTCGACTGCTCGGGCCTGACGCAGGCGGCGTACAGGGCGGCCGGCATCCGGCTGCCGCGGACCACGGGCGAGCAGGTGGACGTCGGCACCCGGGTGTCGCAGTCGGACCTGGAGCCGGGCGACCTGATCTTCTTCTACAGCGACGCCAGCCACGTCGGCCTCTACATGGGCGGCGGCAACATGATCCACGCTCCGCACACGGGAACGGTCGTCAAGGTCGCCCCGATCACCGAAATGCCGATCTATGCGGCGGTTCGTCCGTACTGA